A region of the Canis lupus dingo isolate Sandy chromosome 8, ASM325472v2, whole genome shotgun sequence genome:
GAAGCAGGCGGGGACAGGGCATGGGGTGGGCTGGGCTGTAGGAAAGGGACTCCCTCCAGCTgaggcctggggagctggggacagCTGCGAGTGGGAACAGGGACTCCTGGTGGCCCTGGAACTACACATGTCAGGACAGAGCCCATGGGtgccagagcagggagggggggaCCAGAGGGTGTGACCTTGAATGCAAGGAGCTGCTGGCAAAGACTTTCTGAGGTCACTTACTCCCTCCAAGAACACTGGGGTTTTGAGATTTTggattataggaaaaaaaaaaattctagcctTATCACCAAAGTAAAAGAAACACAATGAATTCATGAGTATTCTTTCCCTTCCAAAATGTCttctctggggcagccccagtggtgcagcggtttagcgctgcctgcagcccagggcgtgatcctggagacccgggattgagtcccacatcgggctccctgcatggagcctgcttctcctctgcctgtgtctctgcctttcgctctcgctctgtgtctctcatgaataaataaaataaaatcttaaaaaaaaaatgtcttctctgGTGACCGACGGCCTGTCCCTGATTCTCTCCTCTGGCATCTAGGTCACGAATAGAAGCTGGTTGGGCACTGAGGTAGACAAActgttttacatttaattaatcAACATTACAAAGTGTTCACACTACATACAACTTCGTGACATCCGGGTGTGTGGGCAGCATTTAAAAGCAGACCCTgcaccctctgtccctctgtccctccacagATGGGTGACCGAGGGTGTCTGGTCTCGCCTGCTCAGCCCCCCGCTCGGTTGTGAGCTGGGGACTGTGGACTAGCGGGCTTCCAGGTCCTGGGCACAGATCTGGGCTCCTCTCGGGCCTTCCTGTGACCTGCACCTGTGCCCACCTGCGCAGGGGGGGCTTTTGCAGGCAGGGGCCTGTGCAGACATGCCGCCTGTCACACAGCTGGTGCAGGGGTTGGAAAGCCTGGCCCAGGCTCAAGTGAGCAGGCCTGCTTTCCCCTGCAGCCAGGGGCACAGGGAGCTGAGGGAACAGACTGAGAAGCAGCCACGGGTATGTGACAGGCGACACTAGTTACTGGGAGGGGCAGAATGGAGACAGAGGCCAAAAACCATCAGGGCGTGGGGAAAACCAGAGGCCAGGTGCTGCTGGGACACCCGGAGGATGCCGTACCAACCTCTCCAGTGCCAACCTGCCGGCGGGGGAGACTGGGGGGCCACAGGCAGGTCCAGCAGGCCCTGTGTAGGGCTCATCCTCGGCCCCCCAATCCCCCCCGGACTGGGGAGTAGTGGAACAGGACACGTACAGCCGGTAAACGAAGGTGACCGCAAGCACGAACATCCCCTCTGCGGGCCAGCAGGACGTGGCCTCGGGGGATGCAGGAGGAGACAGGAGCGCGGGACCTGGGCTAAGAGAAGACAGAGTCAAAGGCAAAGGGGAGGATGTGGCACGGGCGAGGGccggggtggagggtgggtgcGAGCGGAGCAGCTGGGGGGAGTCTGGACGGGGAGCTTGGGGGTCggcctgggtccccagggctgAGCCCCTGCGTCTGAGCCGGGGCAGATGACCAAGAGAGCGAGAGGCCTGGTGTCAGCGCACTGGGATTGGGAACCCGGCTCTGTGACCTGCCCCAGTTATGGTGCTTCCTCGAGGCTCGTTTTTGTAACCTAGGAAATCGAGTAATTCCCAGCTCAGTCGAGGTGATGATCAAGTGGGAGCACCCATAACGTGAGAGGCGCTGTACAGACGTGCACCCCTGCGGGGAAGGGGGCCGCGGACAACTGACTAGCCCCCAGGGTGGTAATGGGGAGAGCAGGGACCCTGAGACCCTCAGAGGACAGTTCCGTCGGGGTGGGAGTCAGCACTGCCTTCATGCGAGAAGGGTGGTCCTTCATCCCGACCTGGGCACTCTGGACCAACAGGTACTGGGCCCCGAAGGTACTCACCTGGTCACTCATCCTCCAGGTCTGGCAGCTGCTCCAGGAGCATGTCCTCCATGCCACTGAGCTGCACGGGAGAAGCGGGTGAGAGGCCCGGGCCCTAGGAAGTCTCCTTCCATCCTTCTATTCCTGCCTCCTGGGCCTTCCAGGAGCTCGGAGCAGCAGGCAGGAACCTGCCTGGGGGCGGGGGATTCGAggagcccctcctcccaccagccTTCACCCCCTGACTGCCCATCCGAGAGGCCTCCCTGTGGCTGAGACCTCAGAAGGTGGCCCAGTCAATGTCTTCTGATGTCTCCCCAGTCCAATCCTTGAAAAACCTGCAGTTGTAAACTCCTTCTACTTGTTTAGCTTTTGGTGAGAGATGGAGGGAATGGATTGACCTCAGAGGCCAGACATGGGGGCCGGGGGAGGCGAGGAGGACAGGACAGGCCCACCCAAGATGACTCGACGGTGTCCGGGAGGAGGACACACTTGCCTCAATGTGGTACACTATGCGCCAGAAACTGGAGTCTGAGCCTCGGTATCTTCTTCCAGGGTAGAGCTGCCACATGGAAGGCAGCAGGCATGGGGCTAGCAGGCTGGGGCACATGGCCTCCCCTAGGGGGACATCTTCCTGACGCATGAGTACCTGGAGGCTGCTCTCCGtctgaagggaagggaagacCAGGGCATGCCTTCAGGGCCCAGGCTCCCCAGCACCCAAATACCCAGGGTCCTTCCTGCCACCCTCACGGCCCAGCTGACATCTGAAATGCTGGCGATCACTCTTCCCAGCAACTTCACCCCTTGCGCCATGCATGCCCCTCTCAGGCATCTGGCCAGGC
Encoded here:
- the TCL1A gene encoding T-cell leukemia/lymphoma protein 1A; amino-acid sequence: MGELPFFRAHAALHPDHLWIWETSVYVDENQRTWLPVTIETESSLQVLMRQEDVPLGEAMCPSLLAPCLLPSMWQLYPGRRYRGSDSSFWRIVYHIEASVSSSRTPSSHLGWACPVLLASPGPHVWPLRSIHSLHLSPKAKQVEGVYNCRFFKDWTGETSEDIDWATF